The segment AGTACCTCCGCACCTGCACGATACCGGTACTGGATGGGTAACCGGTGAATACGCTATGTTGCCCAGAGCCACAGACACACGCTCAGAAAGGGAGAGGTTCAGGTTGTCCGGACGCACCCAGGAGATTCAGAGACTTATAGGTCGCTCCC is part of the bacterium genome and harbors:
- the rph gene encoding ribonuclease PH: MREDGRQNHKIRPVKITRDYLKYAEGSCLVEAGGTKVICSASVQERVPPHLHDTGTGWVTGEYAMLPRATDTRSERERFRLSGRTQEIQRLIGRS